A portion of the Oxynema aestuarii AP17 genome contains these proteins:
- a CDS encoding RNA-guided endonuclease InsQ/TnpB family protein codes for MSDGKIYPNPKAYRQAQKKLAKLQKELSRRQKGGKNREKTKLKLAKAHRRIADIRADYLHKLTTYLAKNHGEVKIEDLNVSGMLKNHKLAGAIADGGFYEFRRQLEYKCEWYGSKLTLIDPWYPSSQICSNCGHRQKMPLDRRQYDCPNCHASIDRDLNAAINVENAESSAV; via the coding sequence CTGAGCGATGGTAAAATCTATCCCAATCCGAAAGCTTATCGTCAGGCTCAGAAAAAACTGGCCAAACTCCAGAAAGAACTAAGCCGCCGTCAAAAAGGAGGTAAAAACCGAGAAAAAACTAAACTCAAGTTAGCTAAGGCTCACCGACGCATCGCCGATATTAGAGCGGACTATCTACACAAGTTAACAACTTACTTAGCCAAGAACCACGGCGAAGTAAAAATTGAAGACTTAAATGTGTCAGGAATGCTCAAAAATCACAAGCTGGCTGGTGCGATCGCGGATGGTGGGTTTTATGAGTTCCGTCGTCAGCTTGAATATAAATGCGAGTGGTACGGGAGCAAATTAACATTGATTGACCCGTGGTATCCCAGTTCGCAGATCTGTTCTAACTGCGGACACCGACAAAAAATGCCACTGGACCGAAGACAGTATGATTGTCCGAACTGTCACGCCTCCATAGATCGTGACTTAAATGCGGCAATTAATGTAGAAAACGCGGAGAGCTCAGCCGTGTAA
- a CDS encoding RNA-guided endonuclease InsQ/TnpB family protein has protein sequence MKGFKTKLDLNNRQRTLMAKHAGVARHAWNWGLATCKEISEAGGELPSAIDLHKRLVAEVKSQNPWYYEVSKCSPQEALRHLNKAFKRVGQVKGTGFPKFKKKKVKDSFYLEGSIKISGDWVKLPRLGWIKSHEQLPPVHPKNVTIGKRVGDWYIAFKIDFEPSPQLPFERGAKGG, from the coding sequence GTGAAAGGCTTTAAGACCAAGCTAGACTTAAATAACCGACAACGAACGCTGATGGCGAAACACGCAGGAGTCGCTCGACACGCTTGGAATTGGGGACTGGCTACCTGTAAGGAAATATCAGAAGCCGGAGGTGAACTCCCGAGTGCTATAGACTTACACAAAAGATTAGTCGCCGAGGTAAAAAGCCAGAATCCTTGGTACTATGAAGTCTCCAAATGTAGCCCTCAAGAAGCGTTGCGTCACCTCAATAAAGCGTTTAAGCGAGTTGGGCAAGTCAAAGGAACAGGTTTCCCCAAGTTTAAGAAAAAGAAGGTCAAAGATAGTTTTTACCTGGAAGGAAGCATTAAAATTTCCGGTGATTGGGTGAAGCTACCTCGGCTCGGTTGGATAAAAAGCCACGAACAGTTACCGCCAGTCCATCCTAAAAACGTCACGATCGGTAAACGAGTAGGGGACTGGTATATTGCCTTCAAAATTGATTTTGAACCATCCCCCCAACTCCCCTTTGAAAGGGGGGCGAAGGGGGGATAG